One genomic window of Manihot esculenta cultivar AM560-2 chromosome 16, M.esculenta_v8, whole genome shotgun sequence includes the following:
- the LOC110604102 gene encoding heat shock factor protein HSF30, producing MVALEDKSRGGGTGGDGDFSPSFSTSLLSGPLQRPENIIKPEDDSPIDSVTTVKAEEMLLVRDPCPVTCSACGKASHGGPPSSPSSSIKTVDIQKAAAATETVKVVMVKEEEEEEDDEDTGAIGVAHYGNCLNGGGGGGVDGGGVHSNGSSSASSSVDLPKPMQGLHETGPPPFLKKTFEMVEDPETDSIVSWNKNRDSFIVWDAHEFSKHLLPKYFKHCNFSSFIRQLNTYGFRKIDPDRWEFANEGFRGGKKHLLKNIKRRSRYNKQQQGGANGGDLAKPGMEIELESLKNDQELLKVEILKLRQQQESSENQLSIVDQRTRVAECKQLQMFIFLSKVAKHRSFIQNLFQKRKQQRELEGVEFKKRRLLQTQDPETSPDPADANQTVNYRYQAQEQLATMQTELAEILREDTEINPMSKIFESPMNDEFCSPIQDQKDNFMCGTNDSESVYHLMSEKLLDDNAVFENLVEDLEMNDSKFYLELEDLIGKSRSWGGYVTEVVEHAGCI from the exons ATGGTGGCTCTAGAGGATAAATCTCGCGGTGGCGGCACTGGCGGCGATGGAGATTTTTCTCCCTCGTTTTCAACGAGTTTGTTGTCAGGACCGCTTCAACGGCcagaaaatattattaaaccGGAGGATGACAGTCCCATAGATTCAGTTACTACTGTTAAAGCTGAGGAAATGCTACTTGTTCGTGACCCCTGTCCCGTCACTTGCTCTGCTTGCGGTAAAGCTAGCCATGGTGGACCCCCTTCTTCCCCCTCTTCATCCATTAAGACAGTAGATATACAAAAGGCAGCGGCGGCGACGGAGACTGTCAAGGTGGTGATGGTTaaggaagaggaggaagaggaggatgATGAGGATACAGGGGCCATTGGTGTAGCCCACTATGGAAATTGCCTTAATGGCGGTGGCGGTGGTGGCGTTGATGGTGGAGGTGTTCATAGCAATGGGTCATCGTCTGCGTCTTCTTCGGTTGATTTGCCTAAACCCATGCAAGGCTTACACGAAACAGGTCCTCCGCCGTTTCTAAAGAAGACTTTTGAGATGGTGGAGGATCCGGAGACGGATTCTATAGTATCTTGGAACAAAAATCGTGATAGTTTTATCGTCTGGGACGCTCATGAGTTTTCTAAACATTTGCTTCCTAAATATTTCAAGCACTGTAATTTTTCCAGCTTCATCCGCCAGCTCAACACCTAT GGCTTTAGAAAGATTGATCCAGATAGAtgggagtttgcaaatgaaggGTTTCGGGGAGGGAAGAAGCATTTGCTCAAGAACATAAAAAGGAGGAGCAGGTACAACAAGCAGCAACAAGGAGGAGCAAACGGTGGTGATTTAGCTAAACCCGGTATGGAAATCGAACTTGAAAGTTTGAAGAATGATCAAGAATTGTTGAAGGTTGAAATCCTCAAACTCAGACAACAACAGGAGAGTTCAGAGAATCAACTCAGCATTGTTGATCAGCGCACTCGAGTTGCAGAGTGCAAGCAATTGCAGATGTTCATTTTCCTCTCTAAAGTGGCCAAGCACCGAAGCTTTATTCAAAACCTTTTCCAGAAGAGAAAGCAACAGAGAGAATTGGAGGGAGTTGAATTCAAGAAAAGAAGACTGCTTCAAACCCAAGATCCAGAAACCTCACCTGATCCAGCGGATGCAAACCAAACTGTCAATTATAGATACCAAGCTCAGGAACAATTGGCCACAATGCAAACTGAACTAGCTGAGATATTAAGAGAGGATACAGAGATCAACCCAATGTCAAAAATCTTCGAGTCTCCCATGAATGATGAGTTTTGCAGTCCTATTCAAGACCAAAAGGACAATTTCATGTGTGGAACCAATGATTCGGAATCTGTTTACCATCTGATGTCTGAGAAATTACTGGATGATAATGCAGTTTTTGAGAATTTAGTTGAAGACTTAGAAATGAACGACTCAAAATTTTACCTTGAATTGGAAGACTTGATTGGAAAGTCACGATCTTGGGGTGGATATGTAACGGAGGTGGTGGAGCATGCGGGTTGTATTTGA
- the LOC110603141 gene encoding uncharacterized protein LOC110603141, translated as MEDLRSRSYGDGRMQIQRHHGNGALGPSSFSGGSNMQDLRCYSASYASSVYPTQSQIQTQMGSNDFKFKKGKSANGSISKAWSLNDPELQRKKRVASYKLYTVEGKVKGSFKKSFRWLKERYSRAVNGWW; from the coding sequence ATGGAAGATCTCAGATCCAGGTCATATGGCGATGGAAGAATGCAAATACAACGTCACCATGGTAATGGAGCGCTGGGTCCCTCTTCTTTTTCAGGCGGCAGTAACATGCAAGATCTCAGATGCTACAGTGCCTCCTACGCATCCTCCGTCTACCCAACTCAATCCCAGATTCAAACCCAGATGGGCAGTAACgatttcaaattcaaaaagGGCAAGTCCGCAAATGGGTCTATTTCCAAAGCCTGGAGTTTGAACGATCCGGAGCTGCAAAGAAAGAAGAGAGTTGCTAGCTATAAGCTTTACACTGTAGAAGGGAAAGTTAAAGGGTCTTTCAAGAAGAGTTTTAGGTGGCTCAAGGAAAGGTACTCTAGAGCTGTTAACGGCTGGTGGTGA
- the LOC110604101 gene encoding BTB/POZ domain and ankyrin repeat-containing protein NPR1 isoform X1, translating into MDNRIGFSDSTEISNGSSTCCIETLSTPMPSNPEISALQQLSRSLESIFHSPDFDFFADAKIIISSANREVPVHRCILSARSSFFKAVFSGSAAKEKGAEFELKELAKDYDVGFDSLVAVLAYLYSGKVKPLPKDVCVCVDEDCSHVACRPAVDFMVEVLYASFTFQVPELVALYQRHLLDILDKVAIDDILVVLSVANMCGKSCERLISRCIEIIVKSDVDIVTLDKALPQHIVKKITDSRLEFGLETPESAGYPDKHVKRIHRALDSDDVELVRMLLKEAHTNLDDAHALHYAVAYCDAKTTTELLDLGIADVNHRNLRGYTVLHVAAMRKEPKIIVSLLTKGARPADLTSDGRKALQISKRLTRASDYHRYTEEGKASPKERLCIEILEQAERRDPLVGEASLSLAMAGDDLRMKLLYLENRVGLAKLLFPMEAKVAMDIAQVDGTSEFPLTNIKVKNLAGDQRTTVDLNEAPFRIQEEHLNRMKALSRTVELGKRFFPRCSEVLNRIMDAEDLSQLAYLGNDTPDERLQKKKRYMELQEVLGKAFTEDKQEFDRSTISSSTSSRTVGAVRSNGKLLNRGGGKA; encoded by the exons ATGGATAATAGGATTGGTTTCTCTGATTCTACCGAAATCAGCAATGGAAGCAGCACGTGCTGCATAGAGACCCTCTCCACTCCTATGCCTTCAAACCCAGAAATCTCAGCACTCCAACAGCTATCCAGAAGCCTAGAATCCATCTTCCACTCCCCAGATTTTGACTTTTTTGCCGACGCCAAAATCATAATCTCGTCTGCTAACCGGGAGGTCCCAGTCCACCGGTGCATTCTGTCGGCAAGAAGTTCTTTCTTCAAGGCGGTGTTTTCAGGTTCTGCGGCCAAAGAGAAAGGTGCAGAGTTTGAATTGAAGGAATTGGCAAAGGACTATGATGTTGGGTTTGATTCGCTTGTGGCTGTTTTGGCATATTTATATAGTGGAAAAGTGAAGCCATTGCCAAAGGACGTTTGTGTTTGTGTGGATGAAGATTGCTCCCATGTCGCTTGCAGGCCCGCTGTAGATTTTATGGTTGAGGTGCTTTATGCTTCTTTTACATTTCAGGTGCCTGAATTGGTGGCTCTCTATCAG AGGCACCTTCTGGACATTCTTGACAAGGTTGCAATTGATGACATCTTGGTGGTGCTATCTGTTGCAAATATGTGTGGTAAATCTTGTGAGAGATTGATCTCAAGATGTATTGAGATCATTGTGAAATCTGATGTTGATATTGTAACTCTTGATAAGGCCTTACCTCAACATATTGTAAAGAAAATAACAGATTCTCGCTTAGAGTTTGGTCTGGAGACACCCGAAAGCGCAGGTTATCCTGATAAACACGTAAAGAGAATACACCGAGCTCTGGACTCAGATGATGTGGAATTAGTTAGAATGCTATTGAAAGAGGCACATACCAATTTGGATGATGCGCATGCACTTCATTATGCTGTTGCGTACTGTGATGCAAAGACTACCACTGAGCTTCTTGATCTTGGAATTGCTGATGTGAACCATAGAAATTTAAGGGGCTACACTGTACTGCATGTTGCTGCAATGCGTAAAGAGCCTAAGATTATTGTATCTCTCTTGACTAAGGGAGCTCGTCCAGCTGATCTAACTTCAGATGGTAGAAAGGCACTTCAAATATCAAAGCGACTTACAAGGGCTTCAGATTACCATAGGTATACTGAGGAAGGAAAAGCGTCACCCAAGGAGCGATTATGCATAGAGATACTTGAACAAGCAGAAAGAAGAGATCCATTGGTCGGAGAGGCTTCTCTTTCTCTTGCTATGGCTGGTGATGACCTGCGAATGAAATTATTATACCTTGAAAATAGAG TCGGGCTGGCAAAGCTTCTATTCCCCATGGAAGCAAAAGTTGCGATGGATATTGCTCAAGTGGATGGCACTAGTGAATTTCCATTAACTAACATCAAGGTAAAGAATTTGGCTGGTGATCAGAGGACAACAGTGGATTTGAACGAGGCACCTTTCAGAATTCAAGAAGAGCATCTGAACAGGATGAAAGCACTCTCTAGAACAG TGGAACTCGGGAAACGGTTTTTTCCCAGGTGCTCGGAGGTACTAAACAGGATCATGGATGCTGAAGACTTGTCGCAGCTCGCTTATTTGGGGAACGACACGCCGGATGAACGACTACAGAAGAAAAAAAGATACATGGAACTTCAGGAAGTTCTTGGTAAAGCATTTACTGAAGATAAACAAGAGTTTGATAGATCTACCATATCATCTTCTACGTCATCAAGAACAGTAGGAGCAGTGAGGTCTAATGGTAAACTCCTTAATAGAGGTGGTGGTAAGGCTTAA
- the LOC110603380 gene encoding EPIDERMAL PATTERNING FACTOR-like protein 6 isoform X1, translated as MKRRMCCFLMATLQIITCYSVASWHFASHDRVPQQGQIPQFLQDAFGPDQSKEGRAYGSEQIYRGLSRLGSRPPNCEHKCGGCTPCNAIQIPATNDHKRLEYANYEPEGWKCKCGTAFFNP; from the exons atgaaaagaagaatGTGCTGTTTTCTAATGGCAACTCTGCAGATAATCACTTGTTATTCTGTAGCAAGCTGGCATTTTGCTTCACATGATAGGGTTCCTCAACAGG GCCAAATCCCACAGTTCCTGCAAGATGCTTTTGGCCCAGATCAG AGCAAGGAAGGGAGAGCTTATGGAAGTGAACAAATATACAGAGGGCTAAGCAGACTTGGGTCAAGGCCACCCAACTGTGAGCACAAGTGTGGAGGCTGCACCCCTTGTAATGCCATACAAATACCTGCAACCAATGACCACAAAAGGCTTGAATATGCTAATTATGAGCCTGAGGGATGGAAATGCAAGTGTGGCACTGCTTTCTTTAACCCATAA
- the LOC110604101 gene encoding BTB/POZ domain and ankyrin repeat-containing protein NPR1 isoform X2 — MDNRIGFSDSTEISNGSSTCCIETLSTPMPSNPEISALQQLSRSLESIFHSPDFDFFADAKIIISSANREVPVHRCILSARSSFFKAVFSGSAAKEKGAEFELKELAKDYDVGFDSLVAVLAYLYSGKVKPLPKDVCVCVDEDCSHVACRPAVDFMVEVLYASFTFQVPELVALYQRHLLDILDKVAIDDILVVLSVANMCGKSCERLISRCIEIIVKSDVDIVTLDKALPQHIVKKITDSRLEFGLETPESAGYPDKHVKRIHRALDSDDVELVRMLLKEAHTNLDDAHALHYAVAYCDAKTTTELLDLGIADVNHRNLRGYTVLHVAAMRKEPKIIVSLLTKGARPADLTSDGRKALQISKRLTRASDYHRYTEEGKASPKERLCIEILEQAERRDPLVGEASLSLAMAGDDLRMKLLYLENRVGLAKLLFPMEAKVAMDIAQVDGTSEFPLTNIKVKNLAGDQRTTVDLNEAPFRIQEEHLNRMKALSRTGARRY, encoded by the exons ATGGATAATAGGATTGGTTTCTCTGATTCTACCGAAATCAGCAATGGAAGCAGCACGTGCTGCATAGAGACCCTCTCCACTCCTATGCCTTCAAACCCAGAAATCTCAGCACTCCAACAGCTATCCAGAAGCCTAGAATCCATCTTCCACTCCCCAGATTTTGACTTTTTTGCCGACGCCAAAATCATAATCTCGTCTGCTAACCGGGAGGTCCCAGTCCACCGGTGCATTCTGTCGGCAAGAAGTTCTTTCTTCAAGGCGGTGTTTTCAGGTTCTGCGGCCAAAGAGAAAGGTGCAGAGTTTGAATTGAAGGAATTGGCAAAGGACTATGATGTTGGGTTTGATTCGCTTGTGGCTGTTTTGGCATATTTATATAGTGGAAAAGTGAAGCCATTGCCAAAGGACGTTTGTGTTTGTGTGGATGAAGATTGCTCCCATGTCGCTTGCAGGCCCGCTGTAGATTTTATGGTTGAGGTGCTTTATGCTTCTTTTACATTTCAGGTGCCTGAATTGGTGGCTCTCTATCAG AGGCACCTTCTGGACATTCTTGACAAGGTTGCAATTGATGACATCTTGGTGGTGCTATCTGTTGCAAATATGTGTGGTAAATCTTGTGAGAGATTGATCTCAAGATGTATTGAGATCATTGTGAAATCTGATGTTGATATTGTAACTCTTGATAAGGCCTTACCTCAACATATTGTAAAGAAAATAACAGATTCTCGCTTAGAGTTTGGTCTGGAGACACCCGAAAGCGCAGGTTATCCTGATAAACACGTAAAGAGAATACACCGAGCTCTGGACTCAGATGATGTGGAATTAGTTAGAATGCTATTGAAAGAGGCACATACCAATTTGGATGATGCGCATGCACTTCATTATGCTGTTGCGTACTGTGATGCAAAGACTACCACTGAGCTTCTTGATCTTGGAATTGCTGATGTGAACCATAGAAATTTAAGGGGCTACACTGTACTGCATGTTGCTGCAATGCGTAAAGAGCCTAAGATTATTGTATCTCTCTTGACTAAGGGAGCTCGTCCAGCTGATCTAACTTCAGATGGTAGAAAGGCACTTCAAATATCAAAGCGACTTACAAGGGCTTCAGATTACCATAGGTATACTGAGGAAGGAAAAGCGTCACCCAAGGAGCGATTATGCATAGAGATACTTGAACAAGCAGAAAGAAGAGATCCATTGGTCGGAGAGGCTTCTCTTTCTCTTGCTATGGCTGGTGATGACCTGCGAATGAAATTATTATACCTTGAAAATAGAG TCGGGCTGGCAAAGCTTCTATTCCCCATGGAAGCAAAAGTTGCGATGGATATTGCTCAAGTGGATGGCACTAGTGAATTTCCATTAACTAACATCAAGGTAAAGAATTTGGCTGGTGATCAGAGGACAACAGTGGATTTGAACGAGGCACCTTTCAGAATTCAAGAAGAGCATCTGAACAGGATGAAAGCACTCTCTAGAACAG GTGCTCGGAGGTACTAA
- the LOC110603630 gene encoding casein kinase 1-like protein 1 gives MEPRVGNKFRLGRKIGSGSFGEIYLGTNIQTNEEVAIKLEGVKTKHPQLLYESKLYRILQGGTGIPNVRWFGVEGEYNVLVMDLLGPSLEDLFNFCSRKLSLKSVLMLADQMINRVEFVHSKSFLHRDIKPDNFLMGLGRRANQVYMIDFGLAKKYRDSSTHQHIPYRENKNLTGTARYASMNTHLGIEQSRRDDLESLGYVLMYFLRGSLPWQGLKAGTKKQKYEKISEKKVSTSIEALCRGYPTEFASYFHYCRSLRFDDKPDYAYLKRIFRDLFIREGFQFDYVFDWTILKYQQSQLANPPARALGPGIGTSSGVPPAIASADRQTGGEQVGQSIDSARRRLSGPMLNTGSYAMQKSPVCNDSPVSKDPMLPSSALMGRASRSSRQAAAVSTSRDMFIGNETDPQRSRTTDASPGTMHKISSGQRSPPRGTAAAADPRRSSTTRNATQMKAYETTLKGIESLNFDSDEKVHY, from the exons atggagCCACGCGTTGGTAACAAGTTTCGTCTGGGTCGAAAGATCGGCAGCGGGTCGTTTGGGGAGATCTATCTCG GAACTAATATCCAGACAAATGAAGAGGTTGCCATTAAGCTT GAAGGTGTCAAGACAAAGCATCCTCAATTGTTATACGAGTCAAAGTTATACAGAATCCTTCAAGGAGGAA CTGGGATTCCAAATGTGAGATGGTTTGGGGTTGAAGGGGAATATAATGTTCTCGTTATGGATTTGCTTGGACCCAGTCTTGAAGATTTATTTAACTTCTGCAGTAGGAAACTCTCTTTGAAGTCAGTCCTTATGCTTGCTGATCAGATG ATCAATCGTGTTGAGTTTGTTCATTCAAAATCGTTTCTTCATCGAGATATCAAGCCGGACAATTTTCTCATGGGATTGGGAAGGCGTGCTAATCAG GTATACATGATTGACTTTGGTTTGGCAAAGAAATACAGAGATAGTTCAACCCATCAACACATACCATACAG ggaaaataaaaatttgactgGAACTGCTAGATATGCAAGTATGAACACTCACCTAGGAATTG AGCAAAGCCGGAGGGATGATTTAGAATCTTTGGGTTATGTTCTTATGTACTTCCTAAGAGGAAG TCTTCCTTGGCAAGGTCTGAAAGCGGGAACTAAGAAACAAAAGTATGAGAAAATTAGTGAAAAGAAGGTCTCCACTTCAATTGAG GCCTTATGTAGGGGTTATCCAACCGAGTTTGCTTCCTACTTCCATTATTGCCGATCATTACGATTTGATGATAAGCCTGATTATGCTTACCTGAAAAGAATATTTCGTGATCTTTTTATCCGTGAGG GCTTCCAGTTTGATTATGTCTTTGACTGGACAATTTTGAAGTATCAGCAATCACAGCTGGCTAATCCTCCTGCCCGTGCCCTT GGCCCCGGAATTGGAACTAGTTCTGGAGTGCCCCCTGCTATTGCCAGTGCAGATAGACAGACAG GTGGGGAACAAGTTGGCCAGTCAATAGATTCTGCTCGTCGTAGACTTTCAGGACCGATGCTAAATACAGGAAGTTATGCAATGCAGAAGAGTCCAGTTTGCAATGATTCTCCAGTTAGCAAGGACCCTATG TTACCAAGCTCTGCTCTCATGGGCCGAGCAAGTCGATCATCAAGGCAAGCTGCTGCTGTTTCAACCAGTCGTGATATGTTCATTGGAAATGAGACTGATCCCCAACGCTCGCGCACAACTGATGCAAGCCCCGGAACCATGCATAAAATATCAAGTGGGCAAAGGAGTCCTCCTCGTGGAACTGCAGCAGCAGCAGACCCCAGGCGATCATCAACAACCAGAAATGCTACGCAAATGAAGGCCTATGAAACCACCCTCAAGGGAATTGAGAGCCTGAATTTTGACAGTGATGAGAAGGTTCATTATTAG
- the LOC110603373 gene encoding IQ domain-containing protein IQM1: protein MGLSLSLLYSAWEEVVRHSFFRSTYNFKHGGIPLRADSFKRSDTETMTNSLKSNTRSKNSINLKNCKPDNVVLDRNLSFKTLVQDNGNWNSDIDGSRKKPMPAISLPEPAFFFSPRPVSELDAAAVKLQKVYKSYRTRRNLADCAVVVEELWWKALDFAALKRSSVSFFNDEKPETAVSRWARARTRAAKVGKGLSKDEKAQKLALQHWLEAIDPRHRYGHNLHLYYDVWFRSESTQPFFYWLDVGDGKEINLEKCPRTVLQRQCIKYLAPKEREAYEVVVENGKLVYRESGKFVETVEGSKWIFVLSTSRALYVGQKKKGNFQHSSFLSGGATTAAGRLVAHNGILEAIWPYSGHYHPTEENFREFISFLQENHVDLTNVKRYAIDDDSPSNVLPEEEQKTETIMCSASASQPNIANTPDMDLSTKENTEQDNKTNNANVKATVFEWPERLPCKWTTGTGPRIGCVRDYPTELQSRALEQVNLSPRVPPGTFSNYGPIPSPRPSPKVKVSPRLAYMGIPSPRTPIPVA, encoded by the exons ATGGGTTTATCGCTTTCTTTGCTCTATTCAGCCTGGGAAGAAGTCGTCCGACACAGCTTCTTCCGTTCAACATACAACTTTAAGCATGGTGGTATCCCCCTGAGAGCAGATAGCTTCAAGAGATCTGATACTGAAACTATGACCAACTCACTCAAGTCCAATACAAGAAGTAAAAATTCTATAAATCTGAAGAATTGCAAACCCGATAATGTAGTGCTTGACAGGAATTTATCATTCAAGACTCTAGTTCAAGACAATGGCAACTGGAATTCAGATATAGATGGATCAAGAAAAAAGCCAATGCCAGCTATTTCACTTCCAGAACCGGCGTTTTTCTTTTCGCCGAGGCCGGTCAGTGAGCTTGATGCTGCTGCAGTTAAACTTCAAAAGGTTTACAAGAGTTACAGGACTAGAAGAAACCTTGCAGATTGTGCAGTTGTTGTTGAGGAGCTCTG GTGGAAAGCTTTAGACTTTGCAGCTCTCAAGAGAAGTTCTGTGTCATTCTTTAACGATGAGAAACCTGAAACTGCTGTTTCAAGGTGGGCAAGGGCGAGGACAAGGGCAGCCAAGGTGGGAAAAGGATTATCAAAGGATGAAAAGGCTCAGAAATTAGCCCTACAACACTGGCTTGAAGCT ATTGATCCTCGCCATCGATATGGTCACAACTTACACTTGTATTATGATGTGTGGTTCAGAAGTGAGAGCACCCAACCTTTCTTCTACTG GCTGGATGTTGGAGATGGCAAGGAAATCAACCTGGAGAAATGTCCAAGGACAGTTCTACAGCGCCAGTGCATCAAATATCTTGCACCA AAAGAAAGGGAAGCATATGAAGTAGTAGTTGAAAATGGGAAGCTTGTTTACAGAGAAAGTGGAAAATTTGTGGAAACAGTTGAGGGTTCAAAATGGATATTTGTGCTCAGCACATCAAGGGCTTTGTATGTAGGACAGAAGAAGAAGGGAAACTTTCAGCATTCTAGTTTCCTCTCTGGTGGTGCCACCACTGCAGCTGGAAGGCTGGTTGCCCACAATGGAATTCTTgag GCAATCTGGCCATACAGTGGTCATTATCACCCAACAGAAGAAAACTTCAGGGAATTTATCAGCTTTCTTCAGGAAAACCATGTAGATCTCACAAATGTCAAG AGATATGCAATTGATGATGATAGTCCTTCAAATGTTCTCCCTGAAGAAGAACAAAAGACAGAAACAATCATGtgttctgcttctgcttctcaACCCAACATTGCAAATACACCTGACATGGATTTGTCCACCAAGGAGAATACAGAGCAAGACAATAAGACTAACAATGCCAATGTGAAGGCAACTGTTTTTGAGTGGCCTGAAAGATTACCATGCAAGTGGACAACTGGGACTGGACCTCGCATTGGCTGTGTCCGAGACTACCCTACAGAGCTGCAATCAAGAGCATTGGAACAGGTTAATCTATCTCCCAGGGTGCCTCCTGGGACTTTTAGCAACTATGGACCAATCCCATCTCCAAGACCCAGTCCAAAGGTTAAGGTCTCCCCTAGGCTCGCATACATGGGAATCCCAAGTCCCAGGACCCCAATTCCAGTAGCCTAA
- the LOC110604129 gene encoding uncharacterized protein LOC110604129, giving the protein MAGSKQVSDENVKAPNIFERAKEEIQAVMHSEILHRHREETHGRSNHIDENTPIDDVKAPNVFQRAKEEIEALIQTIHPENESKRDQSMEVESEKSVKPTNLIEKAKEEIQAFIHHENLPRIHHKETHGRRDDIDETTPIDEIKGPSILQRAKEELEALVETIHPKKESSDYVPSKVKEEGGFGASIGRGLEKVCSPDKACGIGASIGKGLEKVCSPRGSTKKD; this is encoded by the exons ATGGCCGGATCGAAGCAGGTCTCAG ATGAGAATGTGAAAGCACCAAACATTTTTGAAAGAGCCAAGGAGGAGATCCAGGCGGTAATGCACAGCGAAATATTGCATCGCCATCGGGAGGAAACTCACGGCAGGAGTAATCACATTGATGAAAATACCCCAATAGATGATGTCAAAGCTCCTAATGTGTTTCAGCGAGCGAAGGAGGAGATTGAGGCTCTCATTCAAACTATTCATCCTGAAAATGAAAGCAAAAG GGATCAGTCGATGGAGGTTGAATCAGAGAAAAGTGTTAAGCCGAccaatttaattgaaaaagcCAAGGAAGAGATTCAAGCATTTATCCACCATGAAAATTTGCCTCGCATTCATCACAAAGAAACTCATGGAAGGAGAGATGATATCGATGAGACTACTCCAATTGATGAAATCAAAGGGCCAAGTATTTTGCAAAGAGCTAAGGAAGAACTCGAAGCCCTTGTTGAAACCATCCACCCAAAGAAGGAATCCAGCGATTATGTGCCTTCAAAGGTGAAGGAAGAAGGTGGCTTTGGAGCTTCTATTGGGAGAGGACTCGAAAAGGTATGTTCACCAGATAAGGCATGTGGGATTGGAGCTTCCATTGGAAAAGGGCTTGAAAAAGTTTGCTCTCCTCGGGGTAGTACTAAGAAAGACTAA
- the LOC110603380 gene encoding EPIDERMAL PATTERNING FACTOR-like protein 6 isoform X2: MKRRMCCFLMATLQIITCYSVASWHFASHDRVPQQGQIPQFLQDAFGPDQGIKSKEGRAYGSEQIYRGLSRLGSRPPNCEHKCGGCTPCNAIQIPATNDHKRLEYANYEPEGWKCKCGTAFFNP, translated from the exons atgaaaagaagaatGTGCTGTTTTCTAATGGCAACTCTGCAGATAATCACTTGTTATTCTGTAGCAAGCTGGCATTTTGCTTCACATGATAGGGTTCCTCAACAGG GCCAAATCCCACAGTTCCTGCAAGATGCTTTTGGCCCAGATCAG GGGATTAAGAGCAAGGAAGGGAGAGCTTATGGAAGTGAACAAATATACAGAGGGCTAAGCAGACTTGGGTCAAGGCCACCCAACTGTGAGCACAAGTGTGGAGGCTGCACCCCTTGTAATGCCATACAAATACCTGCAACCAATGACCACAAAAGGCTTGAATATGCTAATTATGAGCCTGAGGGATGGAAATGCAAGTGTGGCACTGCTTTCTTTAACCCATAA